Proteins from a genomic interval of Sphingobacterium lactis:
- a CDS encoding Lrp/AsnC family transcriptional regulator, translating to MAKLEISLDQIDLQIIRIMQDNARTNNADIARELGMAPSAILERVKKLEQKEVILQYNARINPAALDQKMLSFIFIKTQDIIGVQKVGLLLAEIPEVLEVHDIAGEDGYLIKVRTNDSAGLVDLMRNSLSKIEGIISTRTTIVLETVKEDNKLVIPNKD from the coding sequence ATGGCAAAATTAGAGATTTCACTCGATCAGATTGACCTTCAAATCATTAGGATCATGCAGGACAATGCCCGCACCAACAACGCGGACATTGCTCGTGAACTGGGCATGGCGCCTTCCGCTATCTTGGAACGTGTCAAGAAATTGGAACAGAAGGAAGTGATCCTGCAATACAATGCACGGATCAACCCAGCGGCGTTGGATCAGAAGATGCTTTCCTTTATTTTCATCAAGACCCAGGATATCATCGGGGTGCAGAAGGTAGGGCTGTTGCTTGCGGAGATTCCCGAAGTATTGGAAGTGCATGACATCGCAGGCGAAGACGGATACCTGATCAAGGTGAGAACCAATGATTCTGCCGGCTTGGTCGATCTGATGCGCAACTCCCTGAGTAAAATCGAGGGCATTATCTCCACGCGGACGACCATCGTATTGGAGACGGTTAAAGAAGACAATAAATTAGTAATTCCGAATAAGGACTAG
- a CDS encoding EamA family transporter yields MVKSANPAASTVIFAYLVVYIVWGSTFFFIEKALHAFPPFVLGSIRFIIAGTLLMGYCWLKGYKLYIKKPVRDAATVGFLLLFVDMAAIIWSEQYISSAIVSILSAATAIWFIILDKPKWKENFSSIPTLLGLILGFLGVVMLFAEQIFGAEAAGANSDKKLTAMIVMTLGTIGWTVGSLISKYSKNSDKKKAEEETAQPKEEEDLNVMVKTAWQMVVAGTTFTLVALLNGEYKTFDFQAVPTEYWGAMIYLALMGSILAFSCYIYLLQVRPATEVSTYAYVNPIVALILVHFFTDHIVSRMQIIGLAVVLFSVLLMNWNLYRNSDLVKNYKRRRKIKKLRDMAPKSSIPRIVEVAEFGKKKEKKSKEDKNPETEQ; encoded by the coding sequence ATGGTTAAATCAGCAAATCCAGCAGCAAGCACGGTTATTTTTGCTTACCTGGTGGTGTATATTGTTTGGGGATCCACCTTTTTCTTTATCGAGAAAGCATTGCACGCTTTCCCTCCCTTTGTCCTGGGCTCCATCCGCTTTATCATTGCCGGAACCCTGCTCATGGGCTATTGCTGGTTGAAAGGGTATAAGTTGTACATCAAGAAACCAGTACGCGATGCTGCAACAGTGGGTTTCCTCCTCCTGTTTGTGGACATGGCGGCGATTATCTGGTCTGAACAATATATTTCCAGTGCCATTGTTTCCATCCTGTCGGCTGCAACGGCCATTTGGTTCATTATCCTCGATAAACCCAAATGGAAGGAAAACTTCTCCAGCATTCCGACTTTGTTGGGATTGATCCTCGGATTCCTGGGTGTGGTCATGTTATTTGCCGAGCAGATCTTCGGAGCTGAAGCTGCAGGTGCAAATAGCGACAAAAAGTTGACCGCCATGATCGTCATGACTTTGGGTACCATTGGCTGGACAGTCGGTTCCCTGATTTCCAAATACAGCAAAAACTCGGACAAGAAAAAAGCTGAGGAAGAAACAGCCCAGCCTAAAGAAGAGGAAGACCTGAATGTGATGGTAAAGACTGCTTGGCAGATGGTTGTAGCAGGTACTACCTTTACCTTGGTGGCCCTATTGAACGGAGAATACAAAACCTTCGATTTCCAGGCAGTACCTACGGAATATTGGGGCGCCATGATCTACCTGGCATTGATGGGTTCCATCTTGGCCTTCAGTTGTTACATTTACCTGCTGCAGGTGCGGCCAGCAACAGAGGTCAGTACCTACGCTTATGTGAATCCGATCGTGGCCCTGATCTTGGTCCACTTCTTTACGGATCACATTGTGAGCCGCATGCAGATCATCGGACTGGCCGTAGTCCTGTTCTCGGTTCTCTTGATGAACTGGAATCTCTACCGCAATTCCGATCTGGTGAAAAACTACAAACGTCGCCGCAAGATCAAGAAATTGCGCGATATGGCTCCAAAATCCAGTATTCCGCGGATCGTGGAGGTTGCTGAATTTGGCAAGAAAAAAGAAAAGAAATCGAAAGAGGATAAAAATCCGGAGACGGAACAATAA
- a CDS encoding carboxymuconolactone decarboxylase family protein — MSTRMNVQELEPKAYEVLFAMERYLANTDVSYALRELIKIRVSQINKCAYCLEMHTKDARKAGETEQRIYALSAWEESPLFSDEERAVLKFTEEVTHISQEGVREETFQSVKKYFSDNQVAQLIVAIGQINFWNRIAVTTRMQHKHV; from the coding sequence ATGTCGACAAGAATGAATGTACAGGAACTGGAGCCCAAGGCGTATGAAGTCCTATTTGCCATGGAGCGTTATTTAGCGAATACGGACGTGAGCTATGCCTTGCGGGAGCTGATCAAGATCCGGGTTTCGCAGATCAATAAATGTGCATATTGCCTCGAGATGCATACCAAGGATGCGCGGAAAGCGGGGGAAACGGAGCAACGTATCTATGCCTTATCGGCATGGGAGGAGAGCCCGTTGTTTAGCGATGAGGAACGGGCGGTGCTCAAGTTTACGGAAGAAGTGACGCATATTTCCCAGGAAGGCGTTCGTGAGGAGACCTTTCAGTCGGTAAAGAAATATTTCTCGGATAATCAGGTGGCACAGCTAATCGTAGCCATCGGGCAGATCAATTTCTGGAATCGCATTGCGGTTACCACCCGAATGCAACATAAGCACGTATAA